The following coding sequences lie in one Aspergillus puulaauensis MK2 DNA, chromosome 3, nearly complete sequence genomic window:
- a CDS encoding type I iterative PKS (COG:I;~EggNog:ENOG410PJBH;~InterPro:IPR016036,IPR032088,IPR016035,IPR016039, IPR042104,IPR014030,IPR014031,IPR001227,IPR041068, IPR006162,IPR014043,IPR020806,IPR020807,IPR020841, IPR009081,IPR029063,IPR036736,IPR036291,IPR013217, IPR013120;~PFAM:PF14765,PF00109,PF07993,PF00550,PF16073, PF13489,PF13649,PF02801,PF00698,PF01370,PF08242,PF08241, PF13847,PF18558;~SMCOG1022:Beta-ketoacyl synthase;~antiSMASH:Cluster_3.10;~go_function: GO:0016740 - transferase activity [Evidence IEA];~go_function: GO:0016746 - transferase activity, transferring acyl groups [Evidence IEA];~go_function: GO:0031177 - phosphopantetheine binding [Evidence IEA]) has translation MPTASQNPPANPSGGSATSTGTASVNDRSSAKGKGNVVLVFGCQWLTFTATDFRQLRAAVLDNPEHHWMVDELCELASYYRVAADEKYLPSLRKIRGEEELQELERWFRCDDLSTAKFPLSYTQLAPLLMMTHFVQYAEYSRLTRPSRRQKESSERLNPVVEIVGFCIGFLSGVVASAAKTEDLKEFGSVAMRLAMLLGALGDAQEAEEEYTSLATGWKTPELEGDLDGLLEKYPGSYITVRYDENRATIMTPRRNLAGLQQAMQSAGFSANPVDFNGRYHWLGHEKNLAPLFALCDSHPGLQLPDASDLVLPPRANTTAEPVRSGRLHQLVLRTVLAQPCLWYKTFSAVYQHHLSNPNSIVVEFGPERCIPPTFLRRLPQRVIHFADVEIPATISRDHELATRPPANTDIAIVGMACRVAGADDLSEFWDLLCSGQSQHREMPRERYANYETPWRPDASQRTWFGNFVRDIDAFDHKFFKKSPREAMSQDPQQRLILQVAYQALESAGYFSRPDGTKDIGCYIASCTVDYEHNVNCHPASAYAATGLLRSFLAGKLSHYFGWRGPSLCVDTACSGSAVALHHACRAILSGDCRAALVGGANAITSPLSYDNLAGASFLSPTGPCKPFDIKADGYCRGEGFAAIYIKKLTDALEQGDQILATIAGTAVEQNSNCTPIVVPDTSSLAHLFDKVTRRANLHPRDITVVEAHGTGTQAGDPAEYQSVRDALGGPRRAGKLALGSVKGLVGHTEGVSGMVSLCKIVLMIQNGYIPPQPGFHSLNQRIKNMPDDHVEINSSGKPWESGFRAALINNYGACGSNASMIITQGPQSGLETGGIHSKGTSLPLRLCAVDKPRLQAYACRLRKHLSSIPEKQKTLASLAFNITKQSNPGLEYQFIFKAQSLLELDTILTGLEKGEDQYLVRARKPSRPVILCFGGQVGRNVGLNRSLFDSLSLLRHHLNSCDNALKATGQESIYPGIFSTSPISNTVSLQTQLFALQYASAQSWIDSGVDVTAVIGHSFGELTALCISGVLSLPDALTVVVRRAALIRDSWGPDAGAMLAVEGDKHHLDGYLKGSSATVACFNGPQSFTIAGPTSEIDLLQSHLERDLAFRIKRLDVTNAFHSSLVGPLLPDLRRVTDGLSLSHPTIPIERATLLQDAPISSSTIVADHLHQPVYFQHAVQRLAARHGPSAWLEMGFNSTITSIVRKALDSNTTGHTFHGTNITSTLPMKGLTDATIGLWNDQIPCAFWGYHSRQAREYIPVLLPPYQFEKSRHWMENKPLTVRDNHRLDGKAVEKEEPLFTFCGYEDSARRIAKYLIHTDNPRYVAAVSGHVAVRTAPIAPASVLLDYAVEVLRAHSDGHGRIPRVFDVNSDSPLLLDSGREAWIELATEANSKDTWGLKFHSQDRRIGYSSRVVHCTARISMHAANDAMLKAEFARYARLLSHARCVDLLSDPEVDDILQGRNVYRSFAEIVEYSQPYRGVQKLVGKGNESAGRVVKSFSGETWADAFLCDSFSQCGGFWVNCMTDKLDEDIYIASGIEQWMRSPVYADVKTPRPDTWHVWARHQRSEGCYTSDVFVFTPDGDLVEMFLGLQYSRITKSLFIRLLGGSVQKTDNKSQVIVKKDKSSTKGLVDRVRNVVAEFCAMKPSEVQDNSHLADAGVDSLMAMELARELEAVFNCCLAVEALIEAETFKDLVRAVQCALGETQDDASISSNTITNSSEVVTSERFMTPSESATSISDTVDLGLPYSDVLCAFRETKALTDEFLAKNKCSGRLLDFTPLLVKLCLVLTLEAFDQLGTDIRSARAGDTFSRIAFDPQHDSLVDYLYCRLTEANLVGLDGMTVIRTNTPAPLESSSALLSQIESEYPEYAGASKLTFYTGSRLASVLRGDQDGLQLIFGTPEGQQLVSWMYGDEPHNVTGYKLMGEVIRRLVERLSPSATNDGAALKILEMGAGTGGGTKWFLPLLSSLAVPVEYTFSDISPAFLAQARRKFRDYSFVKYCVHDIEKMPGEELQGAYHIIIASNAVHATSNLRVSTQNMRQALRQDGLLMMLEMTKPVFAIDLVFGLFRGWWVFNDGRTHAITNEKRWQSDLHAAGYGYVDWTDGESDEAGVQRVIFATARRQPHHLSAASPGNAERLQAIEGYIHESTAGFTAPMLPPSFATPVKRTCVLVTGATGSLGSHLVAHLTKLPNVHSVICLNREDQMDPQERQAKAFALRRISLTPKEKAKLAILQSNTEKVRLGLSIEQWAYLQEKVTHVIHNAWPMNGMKTLSSFEGQFCVLRNLINLARDIGAVQSSPVRFHFISSIGTVNGGGALERPTEVEKVMTNGYNEAKFVCERVVQETLQKCPAIVQTTIVRPGQIAGSTETGYWNTSEHFPAIVKSSQSVGVFPALKGRMGWTPVNIAARIIVDLLLDEDMPAEIYHVDNPLGQEWASVVDVLANELGVIKVPFKDWIERVRQHGSSKGNPAGVMVDWLEKNFERMSCQGPLDTRVARKHSQRLREMEKGGVVGAEQVRKFVCSWKERGFLS, from the exons TTGCTAATGATGACGCACTTTGTGCAGTATGCGGAGTATTCGAGGCTGACGAGGCCATCTCGGCGGCAAAAAGAGTCTAGTGAAAGGCTGAACCCTGTAGTTGAGATCGTTGGTTTTTGTATCGGATTTCTCAGCGGGGTTGTCGCGTCTGCAGCAAAGACAGAGGACCTGAAGGAATTCGGCTCCGTTGCGATGCGCTTAGCTATGTTGTTGGGAGCATTGGGGGACGCacaagaagcggaagaggagtATACGTCTCTAGCAACGGGGTGGAAAACGCCAGAGTTGGAGGGAGACTTGGACGGGCTGCTTGAGAAATATCCTGGC TCATATATAACAGTCCGCTACGACGAGAATCGGGCCACCATCATGACACCACGGCGGAATCTTGCAGGGCTGCAACAGGCTATGCAGTCTGCTGGGTTCTCTGCGAACCCGGTTGACTTCAACGGCCGATATCACTGGCTGGGCCATGAGAAGAATTTGGCACCATTGTTTGCACTCTGTGATTCTCATCCAGGATTGCAGCTTCCCGATGCGTCGGATTTGgtccttcctcctcgggcAAACACAACTGCAGAGCCCGTCCGCTCAGGGCGTCTTCACCAGCTTGTCCTGCGCACGGTTCTGGCCCAGCCCTGCCTTTGGTACAAGACATTTTCTGCTGTATATCAGCATCATCTTTCCAATCCCAACTCTATAGTCGTCGAGTTCGGCCCAGAGCGATGTATCCCACCTaccttcctccgccgcctcccaCAACGAGTGATCCACTTCGCCGATGTAGAAATCCCTGCTACTATCAGCCGTGACCACGAATTGGCCACTCGTCCCCCAGCCAACACCGACATCGCTATTGTGGGCATGGCTTGCCGTGTCGCTGGCGCGGACGACCTGTCCGAATTCTGGGATTTGTTGTGCTCGGGCCAATCACAGCACCGTGAAATGCCTCGAGAGCGCTATGCAAATTATGAGACTCCCTGGCGTCCTGATGCGAGCCAGCGGACATGGTTTGGAAACTTTGTGCGTGATATCGACGCATTTGACCacaagttcttcaagaaaTCGCCGCGCGAGGCGATGTCGCAAGACCCTCAGCAGCGGCTCATTCTTCAAGTTGCATACCAGGCCCTTGAGTCAGCAGGCTACTTTTCTCGCCCTGATGGCACAAAGGATATTGGCTGTTATATTGCATCGTGCACAGTTGACTATGAGCACAATGTGAACTGTCACCCTGCTTCTGCCTATGCAGCGACGGGATTATTGCGCAGCTTTCTCGCCGGGAAATTGTCCCATTATTTTGGATGGCGCGGTCCGTCGCTCTGTGTTGACACGGCCtgttctggatctgctgTAGCATTACATCATGCCTGCAGGGCGATTCTGAGCGGTGACTGCAGGGCGGCGCTGGTTGGTGGTGCCAATGCTATTACCAGCCCGTTATCTTATGATAATCTCGCAGGCGCCTCGTTCCTCTCACCCACGGGACCATGCAAGCCATTTGACATCAAGGCTGACGGTTACTGCCGCGGTGAAGGGTTTGCAGCCATTTACATCAAGAAGCTAACTGATGCACTTGAGCAGGGAGACCAGATCTTAGCTACAATTGCTGGTACGGCCGTTGAACAGAATAGCAACTGTACACCTATCGTGGTACCGGACACGTCCTCGTTGGCGCACCTGTTTGACAAGGTAACTCGCCGTGCAAACCTCCACCCGAGGGACATCACTGTCGTCGAGGCCCATGGCACAGGCACCCAGGCTGGAGACCCAGCGGAATATCAAAGTGTGCGAGATGCTCTTGGTGGGCCGAGGAGAGCAGGGAAGCTTGCCCTAGGATCTGTGAAAGGTCTAGTCGGACATACGGAGGGTGTATCAGGGATGGTTTCCCTATGCAAGATTGTCCTAATGATACAGAACGGATACATACCCCCACAGCCTGGTTTCCACTCCCTGAATCAGCGTATCAAGAATATGCCCGATGACCATGTGGAAATAAACTCCAGTGGCAAACCTTGGGAGTCGGGATTTCGCGCAGCACTGATCAACAACTATGGCGCTTGTGGTTCTAATGCATCAATGATTATCACACAAGGACCGCAAAGTGGGCTAGAAACAGGAGGGATCCATTCGAAGGGGACATCATTGCCGTTACGCCTGTGTGCAGTTGATAAGCCCCGATTGCAGGCCTATGCGTGCCGTCTGCGTAAACACCTTTCGTCTATCCctgagaagcagaagacccTGGCAAGTCTCGCTTTCAATATTACCAAGCAGTCAAATCCAGGTCTGGAGTACCAGTTCATATTTAAAGCGCAATCGCTTCTAGAACTTGACACTATACTCACTGGGCTAGAAAAGGGAGAAGACCAATATCTAGTGCGAGCAAGGAAGCCATCGCGCCCTGTGATACTTTGCTTTGGTGGACAGGTAGGAAGGAATGTTGGACTTAATCGCAGCTTATTTGACTCCTTGTCGCTGCTCAGACACCATCTCAATTCGTGCGACAATGCTCTAAAAGCCACGGGTCAAGAAAGCATCTACCCGGGTATATTTTCAACTTCACCTATCTCAAATACTGTGAGCCTCCAGACACAACTGTTCGCCCTGCAATATGCTTCTGCGCAGAGTTGGATAGATTCCGGCGTGGATGTCACCGCGGTTATCGGTCACAGCTTTGGAGAGCTAACAGCATTGTGTATATCTGGTGTGCTTTCTCTACCAGACGCGTTAACTGTGGTCGTGCGACGCGCTGCGCTAATTCGTGATAGCTGGGGCCCAGACGCGGGTGCCATGCTAGCGGTTGAGGGAGATAAGCATCATTTGGATGGCTACCTAAAAGGGTCGTCGGCGACTGTAGCCTGCTTTAATGGTCCACAAAGCTTTACCATCGCAGGGCCTACCTCGGAAATTGATCTCCTTCAGAGTCATCTAGAAAGAGACTTGGCTTTCCGAATAAAACGGCTTGATGTCACGAATGCTTTTCATTCCAGTCTCGTGGGCCCATTGCTTCCGGATCTGAGAAGAGTAACTGATGGTCTGTCGCTCAGCCACCCGACCATTCCAATAGAGCGGGCTACTCTCCTCCAAGACGCGCCGATTTCATCTTCGACGATCGTAGCagaccacctccaccagcctGTTTATTTCCAACATGCTGTACAACGCCTCGCTGCTCGCCATGGTCCGTCTGCCTGGCTTGAGATGGGTTTCAACTCCACAATAACATCGATAGTACGCAAAGCATTGGACTCCAACACAACGGGTCACACGTTCCATGGAACGAATATCACATCCACATTGCCAATGAAGGGCCTTACGGATGCCACGATAGGACTTTGGAATGATCAGATCCCCTGCGCATTCTGGGGCTATCATAGCCGTCAAGCCAGGGAGTATATTCCCGTCTTGCTACCGCCATATCAATTCGAAAAATCGCGGCACTGGATGGAAAATAAGCCACTTACGGTGCGGGATAACCACAGACTGGATGGGAAAGCAGTGGAGAAGGAAGAGCCTTTGTTCACCTTCTGTGGATACGAAGACTCTGCCCGTCGAATTGCCAAATACCTTATTCACACTGATAATCCCCGATATGTGGCGGCTGTTTCAGGGCATGTGGCCGTCAGAACGGCGCCGATTGCACCCGCATCTGTACTGCTCGATTACGCTGTTGAAGTGTTAAGAGCTCATTCGGACGGCCATGGCAGAATTCCTCGCGTTTTTGACGTAAATAGCGATTCGCCACTGCTGTTGGACTCGGGGCGCGAAGCTTGGATCGAGTTGGCTACTGAGGCCAATAGTAAGGACACCTGGGGATTGAAGTTCCATAGTCAAGACAGGCGGATCGGATATTCGTCTCGGGTTGTCCATTGCACCGCGCGGATTTCTATGCATGCTGCCAACGATGCGATGTTAAAAGCCGAATTCGCAAGGTATGCAAGACTGCTTAGCCATGCCCGGTGCGTTGACCTCCTTTCGGATCCAGAAGTTGATGATATACTCCAAGGACGCAATGTATATCGTTCATTCGCGGAAATAGTGGAGTATTCTCAACCGTACCGAGGCGTTCAAAAGTTAGTTGGCAAGGGAAACGAGAGCGCCGGCCGGGTTGTCAAGTCGTTCTCAGGTGAAACCTGGGCGGACGCGTTTTTGTGTGACTCTTTTAGCCAGTGTGGTGGTTTCTGGGTAAACTGCATGACGGACAAGCTTGATGAGGACATTTACATTGCCAGTGGGATCGAGCAGTGGATGCGCTCCCCAGTGTATGCAGATGTTAAGACTCCTAGACCCGATACCTGGCATGTGTGGGCCCGCCACCAACGATCAGAAGGTTGTTATACAAGCGATGTTTTTGTATTCACGCCCGATGGGGACCTCGTCGAAATGTTCTTGGGCCTGCAATATTCGCGAATAACAAAATCTCTCTTTATCCGGCTACTTGGGGGTTCGGTACAGAAAACTGATAATAAATCACAGGTTATtgtcaagaaggacaagTCGTCTACTAAGGGTTTGGTTGATCGAGTCAGGAATGTTGTTGCCGAATTCTGCGCGATGAAGCCCAGCGAAGTCCAGGACAATAGTCATTTAGCAGACGCCGGTGTTGACTCGCTAATGGCGATGGAACTCGCCCGTGAGTTGGAAGCTGTGTTCAATTGCTGCTTGGCCGTGGAAGCACTCATTGAAGCAGAGACGTTCAAGGATCTTGTGCGGGCGGTGCAATGTGCACTAGGAGAGACGCAAGATGACGCGAGTATATCCAGTAACACCATTACAAACAGCTCTGAGGTTGTAACCAGCGAAAGGTTCATGACCCCTAGCGAGTCAGCTACCAGCATTTCCGACACAGTAGACTTGGGTTTGCCTTACAGTGATGTACTTTGTGCTTTTCGCGAGACCAAAGCGCTGACAGACGAATTCCTCGCCAAAAATAAGTGCAGTGGCCGTCTTCTTGATTTCACTCCGCTATTAGTCAAACTGTGCTTGGTGTTGACACTAGAGGCGTTCGACCAACTTGGGACTGATATCCGTTCTGCCCGTGCAGGGGACACTTTCTCGCGTATTGCCTTTGACCCACAGCACGATTCACTCGTCGACTACCTTTACTGTCGCTTGACAGAAGCGAATTTGGTTGGTCTCGACGGTATGACGGTCATCCGCACCAACACGCCGGCGCCACTCGAGTCCAGCAGTGCGCTTCTCAGCCAGATTGAGTCCGAATATCCCGAGTACGCTGGTGCCAGTAAGCTTACCTTCTACACGGGGAGCAGGCTGGCCTCCGTACTCCGTGGAGACCAGGACGGCCTACAGCTTATCTTCGGTACACCTGAAGGCCAACAGCTTGTATCATGGATGTACGGTGATGAACCGCATAATGTCACAGGATATAAATTAATGGGCGAGGTTATCAGACGACTTGTTGAGAGATTGTCTCCTTCCGCAACAAACGACGGAGCGGCCCTGAAAATTCTCGAAATGGGAGCAGGCACAGGTGGTGGGACAAAATGGTTCCTTCCCTTGCTGTCGTCACTCGCAGTGCCGGTTGAATACACGTTCAGTGATATATCGCCAGCATTCCTGGCTCAGGCGCGACGAAAGTTTAGAGATTATTCATTTGTCAAGTATTGTGTTCATGACATCGAAAAAATGCCTGGAGAGGAATTGCAAGGAGCGTatcatattattattgcaAGCAACGCAGTGCATGCTACATCGAATTTGCGGGTGTCGACTCAAAATATGCGTCAGGCATTGCGGCAAGAtggcttgttgatgatgctggaaaTGACCAAGCCCGTTTTCGCAATAGATTTAGTGTTTGGGTTATTCCGTGGTTGGTGGGTATTCAATGACGGGCGAACCCACGCGATTACGAACGAGAAACGGTGGCAGAGTGACCTCCATGCAGCGGGATATGGATACGTCGATTGGACAGACGGTGAGTCGGATGAGGCCGGTGTCCAGCGTGTGATATTTGCCACTGCAAGACGGCAGCCACATCATCTTTCGGCGGCCTCTCCGGGGAATGCGGAAAGGTTGCAGGCTATCGAGGGGTATATTCATGAAAGCACCGCAGGATTCACGGCACCGATGTTACCACCTTCGTTTGCAACTCCAGTCAAGCGGACTTGCGTTCTGGTTACTGGAGCTACGGGCAGTCTTGGAAGCCATCTTGTCGCGCATCTCACAAAGCTTCCCAACGTACATTCCGTTATTTGCTTAAACCGGGAAGACCAAATGGATCCGCAGGAGAGGCAAGCAAAAGCATTCGCATTGAGAAGGATATCTCTTACCCcaaaggagaaggcgaagttGGCTATCCTGCAGAGCAACACGGAAAAGGTGCGGTTGGGGCTTTCAATTGAGCAGTGGGCGTATCTGCAGGAAAAAGTAACCCATGTGATCCATAACGCCTGGCCGATGAATGGTATGAAAACACTTTCTAGCTTCGAAGGACAGTTCTGTGTGCTGCGAAATTTGATCAATTTGGCCAGAGACATCGGGGCTGTTCAGTCTAGCCCTGTTCGTTTCCACTTCATTTCCTCAATTGGAACCGTGAACGGGGGTGGCGCGCTCGAAAGACCCACGGAGGTAGAGAAGGTCATGACCAACGGATACAACGAGGCCAAGTTCGTATGCGAGCGGGTGGTCCAGGAGACGCTGCAGAAATGCCCGGCGATAGTCCAGACAACCATTGTGCGACCAGGGCAAATTGCCGGATCAACAGAAACAGGATACTGGAACACGTCCGAGCACTTTCCAGCCATAGTGAAGTCTTCGCAAAGCGTTGGTGTGTTCCCTGCTCTGAAGGGCCGGATGGGCTGGACACCGGTGAATATTGCCGCACGTATCATAGTGGATCTATTGTTGGATGAAGACATGCCTGCCGAAATCTATCACGTTGATAACCCTCTTGGCCAGGAATGGGCGAGTGTGGTGGATGTGTTGGCTAACGAACTGGGCGTCATCAAGGTCCCGTTCAAAGACTGGATCGAGCGAGTCAGACAACACGGGAGCAGTAAAGGGAATCCGGCAGGCGTCATGGTAGACTGGCTAGAGAAGAACTTTGAGCGAATGTCATGTCAAGGGCCATTGGACACGCGCGTGGCGAGAAAACATTCCCAGAGGTTGCGAGAAATGGAGAAGGGGGGAGTAGTGGGCGCAGAGCAAGTGCGGAAGTTTGTGTGCAGTTGGAAGGAACGCGGGTTCCTCTCCTAA